The Aequorivita sublithincola DSM 14238 genome window below encodes:
- a CDS encoding BtrH N-terminal domain-containing protein, with product MEINFTHHQSAHCENGVVSNLMKHNGFSVSEPMVFGIGSGLLFCYIPLLKVNHAPVITYRALPGHIFKKFAKRTGVKMKREKFSNPKEAKARLDENLEKNNPVGLQVGVYNLLYFPDEYRFHFNAHNMVVYGKENGRYLISDPVMEDMTSLSEKELEKVRFAKGAFAPKGHMYYPISFPEKLELETAIVKGIKDTCKSMLAPVSFVGVKGIHKIAGLIRKWPKKKGIKTANHYLGQVVRMQEEIGTGGGGFRYIYAAFLQESGKLLGNEKLIELSKEMTTIGDLWRDFALEASRIYKNRSRNVGSQTDSYNKVADQLDHIADLEKIFFKKLKKAV from the coding sequence ATGGAAATAAATTTCACCCATCACCAATCCGCCCATTGCGAAAACGGCGTAGTTTCAAATTTGATGAAACACAACGGTTTCAGCGTTAGCGAGCCGATGGTTTTTGGTATTGGTAGCGGTTTGTTGTTTTGTTATATTCCTTTATTAAAAGTAAATCACGCCCCAGTAATTACATATCGCGCATTGCCAGGACACATCTTTAAGAAATTTGCGAAGCGAACAGGCGTAAAGATGAAACGCGAAAAATTCAGCAATCCAAAAGAAGCTAAAGCGCGGCTCGATGAAAATCTTGAAAAAAACAATCCGGTAGGTTTGCAGGTTGGGGTTTATAATCTGCTTTATTTCCCCGATGAATATCGTTTTCACTTCAACGCCCACAATATGGTAGTTTATGGCAAGGAGAACGGCAGATATTTAATAAGCGACCCAGTGATGGAAGACATGACTTCCCTTTCAGAAAAAGAACTTGAAAAAGTGCGTTTTGCAAAAGGCGCATTTGCTCCAAAAGGTCATATGTATTATCCAATTTCGTTTCCTGAAAAGCTGGAACTTGAAACGGCAATCGTAAAAGGAATTAAAGACACTTGTAAATCTATGCTCGCCCCAGTTTCGTTTGTTGGCGTAAAAGGAATTCATAAAATCGCGGGTTTAATTCGAAAATGGCCAAAGAAAAAAGGCATTAAAACGGCAAACCATTATTTAGGGCAAGTGGTTCGAATGCAGGAAGAAATAGGCACCGGCGGTGGTGGCTTCCGCTATATTTATGCAGCATTTTTGCAAGAATCAGGAAAATTATTAGGAAACGAAAAACTAATTGAACTGTCAAAAGAAATGACTACAATTGGCGATTTATGGCGTGATTTTGCTTTGGAAGCTTCAAGAATATATAAAAACCGATCCCGAAACGTCGGGAGTCAAACCGATAGCTATAATAAAGTTGCCGATCAATTAGACCATATAGCCGATTTAGAAAAAATATTTTTTAAGAAGCTGAAGAAAGCGGTGTAA